One genomic window of Amphiura filiformis chromosome 3, Afil_fr2py, whole genome shotgun sequence includes the following:
- the LOC140148279 gene encoding uncharacterized protein yields the protein MAKGLRSKWKRKMRAIKREKNAPKELKKLKIILGLQADDNPRKRRYKFDDLRELITKPGVNQATGTTFDLRFVPSKDVAPMEAASENKEEQPAKKEDNGMEVEADKDNVEYVENDITILRHPEAESDDDEEIQKNWRTGGPH from the exons ATGGCTAAAGGACTAAGAAGTAAGTGGAAGCGCAAGATGAGGGCAATCAAGAGGGAGAAAAATGCACCCAAGGAACTGAAGAAACTCAAGATCATTCTTGGACTACAAGCAGATGACAATCCACGCAAGAGAAGATATAAAT TTGATGACCTCAGAGAACTTATAACAAAGCCAGGGGTGAACCAAGCCACGGGCACAACCTTTGACCTTCGGTTTGTTCCAAGTAAAGATGTTGCTCCAATGGAGGCTGCAAGTGAAAACAAAGAAGAGCAACCAGCAAAGAAAGAAGACAATGGCATGGAAGTTGAGGCTGATAAAGACAATGTGGAATACGTGGAAAATGACATAACAATATTACGGCATCCAG AGGCCGAGTCTGACGATGACGAAGAAATACAGAAAAACTGGAGGACAGGCGGACCACACTGA
- the LOC140147662 gene encoding uncharacterized protein isoform X1, whose translation MNVPPKEAPGSGNYGQAELNILANHYGPKDGVEQAAIDPEQLKYEWGDIKHLLRKSKKKHTCIVNQEDGTEQASVKKTGLSAFEDFSKEIMSLFPTQYPNTATLLAIASTIPMSSAECERAFSLQNRIKSKWRSRLSEKNLNSLMTLAHTKIPLHDFEFNKAVNIWSGKVARKV comes from the exons ATGAATGTTCCTCCCAAGGAAGCACCTGGCAGTGGCAACTATGGTCAGGCTGAGCTGAACATTCTGGCCAATCATTATGGACCTAAAG ATGGTGTGGAGCAAGCAGCAATTGATCCAGAGCAACTCAAATATGAATGGGGGGATATAAAACATCTCCTCCGTAAATCCAAGAAGAAACATACATGTATTGTCAATCAAGAAGATGGAACAGAACAAGCAAGTGTGAAGAAGACAGGCCTGTCAGCTTTTGAGGATTTCAGTAAAGAGATTATGTCACTCTTCCCCACTCAGTATCCCAACACAGCAACGTTGCTAGCCATTGCATCCACTATCCCCATGAGCAGCGCTGAGTGTGAGAGAGCATTCTCCCTTCAGAATAGGATCAAATCAAAGTGGAGAAGCAGGCTCTCTGAGAAGAATTTGAATTCTTTGATGACATTGGCTCATACTAAAATTCCCCTTCATGATTTTGAATTCAACAAAGCAGTTAATATTTGGTCTGGCAAGGTTGCCAGAAAAGTGTAA
- the LOC140148278 gene encoding large ribosomal subunit protein mL42-like, whose protein sequence is MATYMTRCFARVCTSPALKYRPLLQTWTTVHLKPLQCAYCSRILKAESDRVIATTSDESTIVCYHPTEAYPYQHTKPMPRPDPAKPEEGAESMLRMKMNFTRWEKEQHGPSIRELSSMFYTTKHRWFPVGIRKLLTKRSKNAPRERPYM, encoded by the exons ATGGCGACTTACATGACGAGATGTTTTGCACGAGTTTGTACATCACCAGCATTGAAATACAGGCCCCTACTGCAAACATGGACAACAG TTCACCTCAAGCCACTTCAGTGCGCGTATTGTTCCAGAATTTTAAAAGCAGAAAG TGATCGTGTAATAGCAACAACTTCTGATGAGTCTACAATAGTTTGTTATCATCCTACTGAAGCATATCCATACCAGCACACAAAG CCCATGCCAAGACCAGATCCTGCGAAACCTGAG GAAGGAGCTGAAAGCATGCTCAGGATGAAGATGAACTTTACAAGATGGGAGAAAGAACAGCATGGACCATCAATAAGAGAATTAAGTAGCATGTTCTATACTACAAAGCATAGGTGGTTTCCTGT gGGCATCAGGAAATTGCTTACGAAACGATCAAAAAATGCGCCTAGAGAGAGACCCTACATGTGA
- the LOC140147662 gene encoding uncharacterized protein isoform X2, translating to MTLHTSNLWNPHDVRWLSLDHAVSTLYQVWEAVVTALENDATGDGLMTTTTAAQAKAKGILDRVKTYTFIGSLAILSDVLPKLTELSKGFQSNNLNFNKVSSLLVLCEEDLEDMCDKMGTAEKEALGKIDPADNKHKVKGIELQPSEHSIAEVEAAKIKF from the exons ATGACACTCCACACCTCAAACTTGTGGAACCCTCATGATGTCAGATGGTTGTCACTAGACCATGCTGTGTCAACTTTATACCAGGTGTGGGAAGCAGTGGTGACAGCCTTGGAGAACGATGCAACAGGAGATGGTCTGATGACTACCACCACAGCCGCACAAGCCAAGGCCAAGGGAATCTTAGACAGa GTGAAAACTTACACCTTCATTGGAAGTTTGGCTATCTTGAGTGATGTACTGCCAAAACTGACAGAACTTTCCAAAGGATTTCAGTCCAATAACCTAAACTTCAACAAG GTTTCTTCCTTGCTTGTCCTATGCGAAGAGGATCTGGAAGACATGTGTGACAAGATGGGTACGGCAGAAAAAGAAGCTCTTGGAAAGATTGATCCAGCAGACAACAAGCATAAAGTCAAAGGCATTGAGCTACAGCCAAGTGAGCATTCCATTGCTGAAGTAGAAGCAGCCAAGATAAAGTTCTAG